The Sesamum indicum cultivar Zhongzhi No. 13 linkage group LG6, S_indicum_v1.0, whole genome shotgun sequence genomic interval atttataaattataaatacttaattttttattgttggaTTGATTATCAGTTTTAGGATTGGCTTTAACATATAAAATGTGTCAAAATTAAGGTACGTACAAATTTAAAggttttttaaagtaaatttatgtaaaaaatttcaaattataatataaggactaaattttattctaggaatgaaatgaatttaaaaaataagtttgaatattaaaaaattgacacgaaatttaatagtattgattaaTGTCAAGCTAGGTATTTAAAGTATACAAATAATAGCACATGTGCGTCCATTTGTACCATGACATTTAATCTGtgcttttaattaaataggCTATAACTTTTGACATTTGTAATAGCTAGTTTTTATagtattatcatatttttgtcCAATAGATCATAACTATCGCAACTTGATTATTCCAATactattgtaattaatttaattgtgttgtaaaatattctttaagggatatataattacactatccTTCtccaaaatttagtataattattacatgcaaattatttatgattagGAAAAGCATATTTATTGACCTTAACGTTTGTTCTCGTCCAACAAACAGATATATCCGTTAGTCAAGATTTATTGAcgacaacaaaaaattaaaaaaatatatttgttatggttTGACGtgttactgacttattgtaagTGAACAAATCTCCTCACACTAATAAATATAGCAAAActtttatcatcatttttcttttagtagGGGTtaatttagtcatttattaaatgcaCACCAAAATTTTAACCTCCCCacactaataaatataaatactatcAATTGCATCATACTTTATGCATATgcatactttaattttttattatatttgttcaatgaaataaaaataaataaagatataattaataattgattgaaATCAATGAAGAAGCTTTAtatgtgtataaataatttcttttttataaaactaaatatacaaaataatgcTTTTTGTTGCAAGAAATAAGTATATTGAGGGTATTCTTCCAACCAAACtaggtatatatttatttgagttaTACTCTTTTCTCTTCCATTTCCAAtttctcaatattttcctttttagaattatttttttatttttctatcatatatatatttttaaaaaattatatatttcatttttatttctatagaaaaataatttaatagataaatataataatttatttagttgaaGGTTTGGGCAGcggaatttttttctttatcttttagggggaatttttatccaactaTTTCACAATGTTATCCCGATTTACTATTTTTGACATTTATCTCttaactattttcttttaccttttttttttctaaatttactGATTTTATAATGGTATGAACGTTTACTCGAACTATTAAATGTTGGTTcgaatttttcgaaaaaattcttactcaaatTAGGTTTagtcgaatcaaatcaattacgAAGTAAGTGTATGatcatatttatttgagaTCGTCACTTTTTCTGAATTGTATactaattaaagaataaatgtattacacttaccatataattaattaattaaagtttgatGAGTGGATTCAAACTAACATTTTCGAATTTTCTGTTATTCCTAGGTATATACATATTGTTTTACACAATGAGCGTGTAATACCAACTGAATTTGCCCAAGTTGTACTTGAAATCGTCACCTCAAACGTCATATGCTCCAACTCTTCTCGTCTTGCTATATAATACGCACATGCTCAACTCCTTTCCCACACAAAGTTGCATCCCTCCTTGAAGCATAGGAAATCATACTCACATAAACACAAACGTTTTGCAACAATGAGCCCCCGACATGTCCTCCTAGTGACATTTCCAGCACAAGGCCACATCAATCCATCCCTTCAATTTGCCAAAAGGCTCGTCAACATGGGCATTGAAGTCACCTTTGCCACCAGCGTATACGCACAGCGCCGCATGGAGGAAACTGCCGACGGGGACCTACCAAAGGGCCTAAAATTTACCCCATATTCTGATGGATATGATGATGGATTCACTTTCAGCGATGATGGCAAGAAATACATGATGGAGATAAGAAGTCGAGCCTCCAAGACTCTAAAAGATACTGTCATGGCTGCGGCCAAGCGGGGTCGTCCGATCTCGTGCTTCATTCATACTCTCTTGTTACCATGGGTGTCAAAGGTGGCGCGTGAAGTCCACATCCCGAGTGCTCTTCTCTGGATCCAATCAGCCACTGTCTTTAATGCATACTACTACTATTTCAATGGCTATGGAGATCAAATTAAAGCCCAATCCAATGACCCTACGTGGAAAATTCAGTTGCCTGGAATTCCAATATTGCTCTCCAAACATGACATTCCATCTTTCATGCTTGCTACAAGCTCGGAGAGGTATAGCTATGCTCTTACGTCTTTTAACGAACAGCTGGAGGTGTTGGATGTTGAAACAAAGCCGAAAGTGCTTGTCAACACATTTGATTCTTTGGAGCCTGATGTGCTCATGTCCATAGACAAGTATGAATTAATTGGAGTTGGACCCTTGATTCCTTCTGCTTTCTTGGATGGTAAAGATCCTTTGGATACGTCGTTTGGTGGagatctttttcaaaaatctgATGACTACATAGAATGGCTGGAATCGAAGCCCAAATCCTCAGTTGTTTATGTGTCTTTTGGGAGTTTGCTTAGCCTCCCAAAGTCTCAGATGGAGGAGATTGCAAAAGGGTTACTAGACAGTGGTAGGCCGTTTCTGTGGGTTAGACGAGTTAATGAAAAAGCCAAGgaggagaagaaagaagagaatgaGAACTTAAGTTGCATGGAGGAATTGGAAAAAGTAGGGAGAATTGTGTCATGGTGCTCTCAACTTGAAGTTTTGACTCACCCATCGTTGGGGTGTTTCATGACACATTGCGGGTGGAATTCGACCCTTGAGAGCATATCTTGTGGTGTTCCAGTGGTTGCTTTTCCGCACTGGACGGATCAAGGGACCAACGCCAAGTTGATTGAAGATGTATGGAAGACGGGTGTTAGAGTGAGAGCCAACGAAGACGGGGTGGTCGAGTGCGCAGAGATAAGGAGGTGTATTGAGGAAGTGATGGATGGAGGGGAAAAGAGCATAGAACTGAGACATAATGCTGAGAAATGGAAGAGTTTGGCCGGAGAAGCAATGGAGGAGAATGGATCTTCTAATATGAATTTGAAGGCCTTTCTTGAAGAAGTTGGAGCTGGTTGTCACTCTTTCTTTTGATATTACATTAAGAAATTGGTTTATAGACTGGTTTGTTAACTTGGGGTTAATCCAAATTACCTCCTACATTCTCAAATAcgtaaaacataaataaataaataaacttgatACAATGTCTGCAAaccattttaatattttgaaaaataagcatCTAACTCAGTTCTTCTTAATGTGCTCTTAACTTGTACCTTTTTgtaacttttatatattttagtctaAATATTGTCTATTTGGATTTATAGGGATAaaggctaaattgcatttattgtCCCGTACATTAGGAGTAGCAAATCAGGGACTGTAGTTAAGGATGTAGCAAATAAcatcccaaaattaattttttttttggctatttaagTACTCCGGCAACCGGAGGCAGAGCTAGTAACATCAAGATCATCATTTTCCCTAGCGGCACACGACTGCAcacttatgtatttaaaaatatttataaattataaatacttaatttttttattggtcgATTGATTATCAGttttgctttaaaatataaaatgtgtCAAAATTAAGGTACGTACAAATTTAAAggtttttttaagtaaatttatgtaaaaaatttcaaattataatataaggactaaattttattctaggaatgaaatgaatttaaaaaataagtttgaatattcaaaaattgacaCGAGatttaatagtattgattaaTGTCAAGCTAGGTATTTAAAGTATACAAATAATAGCACATGTGCGTCCATTTGTACCATGACATTTAATCTGtgcttttaattaaataggCTATAACTTTTGACATTTGTAATAGCTAACTTTTATagtattatcatatttttgtcGAATAGATCATAACTATTGCAACTTGATTATTCCAATactattgtaattaatttaattgtattgtaaaatattctttaagggatatataattacactatccttctctaaaatttagtataattattacatgcaaattatttatgattaggcaaatcatatttattgaCCTTGACGTTTGGTCTCATCCAACAAACAGATATATCCGTTAGTCAAGATTTACTGAcgacaacaaaaaattaaaaaaatatatttgtcatgatttgacgtattactgacttattgtaagtgaacaaatatttttcacgttaatgcatgtgaggaggtaaaTGTAAATACTTACAAAGGTAGTTTAGtcataaaagatttgtttgacctacGATAAGTCTCTAGTGAATcatgaataaatatgattttttatttaatattttttttattttaagaaattttgtgattttgctAACAGATTaatctatttgttaaacgtaaACAAACGTTAAGAGtattaagtgtaattttttagattataaaaaatttatgtgtgattatactaaatttaagAGGAGATTGGAAAATGTAATTGTCTCCAAAGAAGATTCCAACAAAACATGTTCGATTGTCTCCGACTCCGCTGCACAAACCAAACAACACGTTTCTATC includes:
- the LOC105164431 gene encoding crocetin glucosyltransferase, chloroplastic-like; amino-acid sequence: MSPRHVLLVTFPAQGHINPSLQFAKRLVNMGIEVTFATSVYAQRRMEETADGDLPKGLKFTPYSDGYDDGFTFSDDGKKYMMEIRSRASKTLKDTVMAAAKRGRPISCFIHTLLLPWVSKVAREVHIPSALLWIQSATVFNAYYYYFNGYGDQIKAQSNDPTWKIQLPGIPILLSKHDIPSFMLATSSERYSYALTSFNEQLEVLDVETKPKVLVNTFDSLEPDVLMSIDKYELIGVGPLIPSAFLDGKDPLDTSFGGDLFQKSDDYIEWLESKPKSSVVYVSFGSLLSLPKSQMEEIAKGLLDSGRPFLWVRRVNEKAKEEKKEENENLSCMEELEKVGRIVSWCSQLEVLTHPSLGCFMTHCGWNSTLESISCGVPVVAFPHWTDQGTNAKLIEDVWKTGVRVRANEDGVVECAEIRRCIEEVMDGGEKSIELRHNAEKWKSLAGEAMEENGSSNMNLKAFLEEVGAGCHSFF